The proteins below are encoded in one region of Chloroflexota bacterium:
- the tsaD gene encoding tRNA (adenosine(37)-N6)-threonylcarbamoyltransferase complex transferase subunit TsaD, translated as MTLILGIETSCDETAAAVVRDGHAILSNVVASQIDLHAQYGGVFPEIASREHVLKIIPVIEEAVKTANVTFADLAAIAVTHGPGLAGSLLVGVNAAKAIAFANDLPLIGVNHLEGHIYASWLDGVTHMPLENPFPLVALLVSGGHTELTLMRGHGEYQQLGCTLDDAAGEAFDKVARLLGLTYPGGPAIQHAAQQGDASAFKLPRAWLRGTYDFSFSGLKTAALHLVQKFEGTRVPVADIAASFQVAVADVLVAKTVRAADEFGAAQIVLAGGVAANACLRKTMLERAEVPVVIPPIKLCMDNGAMIAAAAWRHWERGERSGWELDVVPALRLS; from the coding sequence ATGACTCTGATCCTCGGTATCGAAACCTCCTGCGATGAAACCGCTGCGGCGGTCGTGCGAGATGGACACGCGATTTTGTCGAACGTCGTCGCGTCGCAGATTGATCTGCACGCGCAGTACGGCGGCGTGTTTCCGGAAATCGCCTCGCGCGAGCACGTGCTCAAAATAATCCCGGTCATCGAAGAAGCGGTCAAGACCGCCAACGTCACGTTCGCCGATCTCGCCGCGATTGCGGTGACGCACGGACCTGGGTTGGCTGGGTCGCTGCTCGTCGGTGTGAACGCGGCAAAGGCAATCGCGTTCGCGAACGATCTGCCACTCATCGGCGTCAATCACCTCGAAGGACACATCTACGCGAGCTGGCTCGACGGCGTGACGCACATGCCTTTGGAAAATCCGTTTCCGCTCGTCGCGTTGCTCGTGTCGGGCGGGCACACAGAGTTGACGCTAATGCGCGGGCACGGCGAGTATCAACAACTAGGTTGCACGCTCGACGACGCGGCAGGCGAAGCGTTCGATAAGGTCGCGCGCTTGCTGGGTCTCACATACCCTGGCGGTCCCGCGATTCAACACGCCGCGCAGCAAGGCGACGCGAGCGCGTTCAAACTGCCGCGCGCATGGTTGCGCGGCACGTACGATTTTTCGTTCAGCGGACTCAAGACCGCGGCGCTGCATCTCGTCCAGAAATTCGAGGGCACGCGCGTGCCGGTCGCTGACATCGCCGCGAGTTTCCAGGTCGCGGTGGCGGATGTGCTCGTCGCCAAGACAGTGCGCGCGGCGGATGAATTTGGCGCGGCGCAGATCGTGCTGGCGGGCGGCGTCGCCGCGAACGCGTGTTTACGCAAGACAATGCTCGAACGCGCGGAGGTGCCGGTCGTGATTCCACCGATCAAGTTGTGCATGGACAATGGCGCGATGATCGCGGCAGCGGCGTGGCGGCATTGGGAACGCGGCGAGCGCAGTGGGTGGGAGTTGGATGTGGTGCCGGCGCTCAGATTGTCGTGA
- a CDS encoding HEPN domain-containing protein has product MVIKSVAISENETTPEWYTPVTKELLKEITRRIVKECAPERVILFGSYAYGEPTIHSDVDLLVVSNKMRNKSVFVRDRRVSDIARAAIPSGQIRGMDILVRSPAELRYRLKIGDPFFREVTLKGTVLYRRRGSRYRFDAREWRNRMPEPVLVAEWIQKGEDDYDAAQTLLRQRKRPMPAMVCYHCQQSAEKYLKAFLLQHNVHFERTHELGELNDLCVAVDGTFQFITDWLKLLNPYAVETRYPGRVIEITEAREAVATAKQIRKFVRAKLGVGK; this is encoded by the coding sequence ATGGTTATCAAATCGGTTGCGATTTCAGAAAACGAAACGACGCCGGAGTGGTACACGCCGGTGACGAAAGAGTTGCTCAAAGAAATCACGCGGCGAATCGTGAAAGAGTGTGCGCCGGAGCGCGTGATTCTTTTCGGCTCGTATGCGTACGGCGAGCCGACGATTCACAGCGACGTGGATTTGTTGGTGGTCTCGAACAAGATGCGAAATAAAAGTGTGTTTGTGCGCGACCGGCGTGTTAGCGATATTGCTCGCGCGGCAATTCCTTCCGGACAGATTCGCGGAATGGACATCCTTGTACGCTCGCCGGCAGAATTACGTTATCGTCTAAAAATTGGCGATCCCTTTTTCCGTGAAGTAACTCTGAAAGGAACGGTGCTATATCGGCGGCGTGGTTCGCGCTATCGCTTTGATGCCAGAGAATGGAGGAATCGTATGCCGGAACCGGTATTGGTTGCCGAGTGGATTCAGAAAGGCGAAGACGATTATGACGCGGCACAGACCCTTTTGCGGCAACGCAAGCGCCCCATGCCGGCAATGGTTTGCTATCATTGCCAGCAATCCGCCGAAAAATATTTGAAAGCGTTCTTGTTACAACACAATGTCCACTTTGAGCGGACACACGAACTTGGCGAATTGAACGATTTGTGTGTTGCGGTGGACGGCACATTTCAATTCATCACCGATTGGCTAAAGTTGCTCAACCCCTACGCGGTTGAAACACGTTATCCCGGTCGTGTCATTGAAATCACCGAAGCGCGTGAGGCAGTTGCAACGGCAAAGCAAATTCGCAAGTTTGTGCGTGCGAAACTGGGAGTGGGAAAGTAG
- a CDS encoding methylated-DNA--[protein]-cysteine S-methyltransferase, protein MNGKIIRVPPRSSASQTFFTRVYALVRKIPRGKVATYGQIARALGAPGAARTVGWAMRACPEQVPWHRVINARGEISLRPTTGYHEQRARLKAEGVRFNRDGKVNLDRYGWKRV, encoded by the coding sequence ATGAATGGAAAAATAATCCGCGTTCCTCCGCGTTCCTCCGCGTCCCAAACTTTCTTCACCCGCGTCTACGCCCTCGTCCGCAAAATTCCACGCGGCAAGGTCGCGACGTACGGGCAAATCGCGCGCGCGCTAGGCGCGCCGGGCGCGGCGCGCACCGTTGGCTGGGCGATGCGCGCGTGCCCCGAACAAGTACCCTGGCATCGTGTCATCAACGCGCGCGGCGAAATCAGTTTGCGCCCGACGACCGGCTATCACGAACAACGCGCGCGCTTGAAAGCGGAAGGCGTGCGCTTTAATCGCGATGGCAAAGTGAACCTCGACCGCTACGGCTGGAAACGCGTTTAA
- a CDS encoding restriction endonuclease, which translates to MEHEFTTQIKQILVAQFGKSADAVYAASSLLQYLNIKTKSAALGSKARGSFANLYAIYVLAEDYLKHKFDQRKNYREYAGAKFSDLFQRQRELPFGSKLQNHALNSRMNEEFKKYFPQVEYVPILRNLETNRYWINENLLKVTVGKKAYNIARAVVAVVDRYVETKRDAFERFIETCERLKEIAGQDDQQVESFITGLLAPNVDARIFEIVSFAILKYFYHDQTVYFGSDLDNLQEENLKLFKTGRTNANDGGIDFVMRPLGRFFQVTETLDARKYLLDIDKLEHYPVSFVIKSEDSVEQLEQMLRDGAEKRYSIVAIVERYMACIEEIINLAVLRQRFKQAAQQGYLRNILDEIVLQSKVEFNYEDDAKEFSTP; encoded by the coding sequence ATGGAACACGAGTTTACCACACAGATCAAGCAAATCCTTGTCGCGCAATTCGGCAAATCTGCCGACGCCGTTTACGCGGCGAGTTCCTTGTTGCAGTACTTGAACATCAAAACCAAATCGGCTGCACTTGGATCAAAAGCGCGCGGGAGTTTCGCCAACCTTTATGCAATTTACGTGCTAGCCGAAGATTACTTGAAACACAAATTCGATCAGCGGAAAAACTATCGCGAGTATGCGGGAGCAAAATTCTCCGATCTATTCCAACGCCAAAGAGAACTGCCGTTTGGAAGCAAGCTACAGAATCACGCGCTCAACAGTCGGATGAACGAAGAATTTAAAAAGTACTTTCCGCAAGTCGAATACGTGCCGATTTTGCGCAACTTGGAAACTAACCGTTATTGGATCAATGAAAATTTGTTGAAGGTAACGGTTGGCAAAAAGGCCTACAACATCGCGCGAGCAGTCGTTGCCGTTGTTGATCGTTATGTTGAGACCAAGCGAGATGCCTTTGAACGATTCATCGAAACGTGTGAACGTCTGAAGGAGATTGCCGGGCAAGACGACCAACAAGTAGAATCGTTCATCACTGGATTACTAGCGCCGAATGTTGATGCGCGGATTTTCGAGATCGTTAGCTTTGCCATTCTCAAATATTTTTACCACGACCAAACCGTTTATTTCGGGTCCGATCTGGATAATCTCCAAGAGGAGAATTTGAAGCTTTTCAAGACGGGACGCACTAATGCCAATGATGGTGGAATTGATTTTGTGATGCGTCCACTGGGGAGATTTTTCCAAGTAACGGAAACACTGGACGCGCGCAAATATCTGCTAGACATAGACAAACTGGAGCATTATCCTGTCTCATTCGTGATTAAATCAGAAGACAGCGTCGAACAGCTAGAACAGATGCTAAGAGATGGAGCGGAAAAACGTTATTCCATCGTGGCTATCGTTGAAAGGTATATGGCTTGCATCGAAGAAATCATAAACCTTGCTGTGTTACGCCAGCGATTCAAGCAAGCGGCGCAGCAAGGATATCTCAGAAATATTCTTGATGAAATTGTTCTCCAAAGCAAAGTCGAATTTAACTACGAAGATGACGCGAAGGAATTTTCTACGCCATGA
- the yhdJ gene encoding adenine-specific DNA-methyltransferase gives MKPKIQIFEKSEHKIFWGDALEVLAREIEDNSIDLIFADPPYNIGKDFNGRKDKWKSDAEYLEWCYRWLDLCVSKLKATGSLYVMAATQNMPYFDIHLRSKLNIQSRIVWYYDSSGVQAKRYYGSLYEPILFGVKDKDHYTFNTSDILVEAKTGAQRKLIDYRKSVPTVYNTQKIPGNVWEIPRVRYRMNEYEEHPTQKPVALLERIVLASSNVGDLVLDPFSGTFTTSFVAKKLGRASIGIEIEEEYVKIGLRRLQIQSHYKGEELRREPRVYEKSSPHQRVLFERK, from the coding sequence ATGAAGCCGAAGATACAAATCTTTGAGAAAAGCGAACACAAGATATTTTGGGGTGATGCCCTCGAAGTACTCGCGCGCGAAATTGAGGACAACTCGATTGACTTGATATTTGCTGATCCTCCATACAACATCGGTAAAGATTTCAACGGCAGAAAAGACAAATGGAAATCTGACGCCGAGTACCTCGAATGGTGCTACCGTTGGCTCGATTTATGCGTGAGCAAACTCAAAGCGACCGGCAGTTTGTATGTAATGGCGGCTACACAAAACATGCCGTATTTCGATATCCATTTGCGTAGCAAACTGAACATTCAATCGAGAATCGTTTGGTACTACGATAGTTCTGGCGTACAAGCAAAACGTTATTATGGCTCGTTGTATGAACCGATTCTGTTCGGCGTCAAGGACAAGGATCACTATACCTTCAATACCAGCGATATTCTCGTTGAGGCAAAAACAGGGGCACAACGCAAACTCATAGATTATCGCAAAAGTGTTCCCACGGTGTACAACACTCAAAAGATTCCTGGGAATGTATGGGAAATTCCGCGTGTACGATACCGCATGAATGAATACGAGGAGCACCCGACGCAAAAACCTGTCGCTTTGCTCGAACGCATTGTTCTCGCGAGTTCCAATGTGGGAGACCTAGTCCTGGATCCGTTTTCCGGCACCTTCACGACATCATTTGTCGCCAAAAAACTAGGACGCGCGTCTATCGGTATCGAGATCGAAGAAGAGTACGTCAAAATCGGACTGCGGCGACTGCAAATCCAGAGTCACTACAAAGGCGAAGAGTTGCGCCGCGAGCCGCGCGTCTATGAAAAATCTTCGCCTCATCAACGCGTGTTGTTTGAGAGGAAATAA
- a CDS encoding ComEC/Rec2 family competence protein, protein MLLIYLALAFVVGITLSSLIALPALIWAWWLFFPLGLLLIWRRDPCLTRAHLCLLLFLLGALRLALARPTFDENALVAWNDKGARAMIGDVIDPPEIRDYSTQVRIAITRVRIGNDWCAVNGLALVNAPRESDVRYGDRIQIYGEPTTPPEFEDWSYKEYLARQGIHSLVRIYSGVKTLERDQGNPFFAALYAVRDRAHDTILAIFPEPSASLLAGILLGVESGIPRELNNAFSATNTAHIIAISGFNIAIIAGILTQLAGRVTKRGATFIVIAGLVAYTLFVGASASVVRAAVMGSLSVLARALHRPNDALNALAASAIAMTAWDPFTLYDMGFQLSFLATLGLILYVTPLTRAFENMFTRFTSSARAKQIVGALSDSLIVTLAAQITTTPLIVFAFHRFSPVGLLANFLVLWVQPAVMLLGGTATLVALIVQPVGQVLAWLALPFLEWTIRVVQTIAALPVPAMEIGRLDVLALFLCYAIIFGATLVDWRALRERIGLQPAIALSAMLVLGIWVWNLAVTAPDGKTHVVFLDGGGAATFIRTPSGAKILIDGGESPSATVAALGSRLPFWDRTLDLVVLTNADDAHLAGLVTTLERYDAPRVVQVDLPAKPNDAQKKWNDLLAQKRVAILSARDGVQIALDREVTLEVAGLANNIASARLRAGGSTFLIADNATTNDQATFVREMTDASTVLVAPKKIAPEFFGAVNPQFALVFAGRTARDKPSPDLLATLAPATILRTDERGAIEFIVDAQSLAVKTAR, encoded by the coding sequence ATGCTCCTCATCTATCTCGCGCTTGCGTTCGTGGTCGGCATTACTCTCTCATCACTCATCGCGCTCCCCGCGCTGATCTGGGCGTGGTGGCTTTTCTTTCCGCTCGGTTTGCTCCTCATCTGGCGACGCGATCCTTGCCTCACCCGCGCGCATCTTTGCCTGCTTTTGTTTCTCCTCGGCGCGCTGCGCCTGGCGCTCGCGCGACCCACGTTCGATGAAAACGCGCTCGTCGCGTGGAACGACAAAGGCGCGCGCGCGATGATCGGCGACGTAATTGACCCGCCCGAAATACGCGATTACTCGACCCAGGTTCGTATCGCGATCACGCGCGTGCGCATCGGCAACGATTGGTGCGCGGTGAATGGACTCGCACTCGTCAACGCGCCGCGCGAGTCCGACGTGCGGTACGGCGACCGCATCCAGATTTACGGCGAGCCGACCACACCGCCAGAATTTGAAGACTGGTCGTACAAAGAGTACCTCGCGCGACAAGGCATTCATTCGCTCGTCCGCATCTACAGCGGCGTGAAAACGCTCGAACGCGACCAGGGCAATCCGTTCTTCGCCGCGCTCTACGCGGTGCGCGACCGCGCACACGATACGATTCTCGCGATTTTCCCGGAACCGTCGGCATCGCTCCTCGCCGGGATTTTGCTCGGCGTCGAGTCCGGCATTCCGCGCGAGTTGAACAACGCGTTTAGCGCGACCAACACCGCGCACATTATCGCGATTTCCGGGTTTAATATCGCGATCATCGCCGGGATTCTGACGCAACTTGCCGGACGCGTGACGAAACGCGGCGCGACGTTCATCGTGATTGCGGGACTCGTCGCGTACACGCTCTTCGTCGGCGCAAGCGCGTCGGTCGTGCGCGCGGCGGTGATGGGTTCGCTCTCCGTGCTCGCGCGCGCGTTGCATCGCCCGAACGACGCACTCAACGCGCTCGCCGCGTCCGCCATCGCGATGACCGCGTGGGATCCGTTCACACTGTACGACATGGGGTTTCAACTCAGTTTCCTCGCGACCCTGGGTTTGATTTTGTACGTCACACCGCTCACGCGCGCGTTTGAAAACATGTTCACACGATTCACGTCGAGCGCCCGCGCGAAACAAATCGTCGGCGCGTTGAGCGATTCACTCATCGTCACGCTCGCCGCACAAATCACAACGACGCCGCTCATCGTCTTTGCGTTCCACCGTTTTTCCCCGGTCGGCTTGCTCGCGAATTTTCTCGTGCTCTGGGTGCAGCCCGCGGTGATGCTCTTGGGCGGCACCGCCACGCTCGTCGCGCTGATCGTGCAACCGGTCGGTCAGGTGCTCGCGTGGCTCGCATTGCCGTTCCTCGAATGGACGATTCGGGTCGTGCAAACGATTGCCGCGTTGCCCGTTCCCGCGATGGAAATCGGGCGCTTGGATGTACTCGCGCTGTTTTTGTGTTACGCGATTATTTTTGGCGCGACGCTCGTGGATTGGCGCGCACTGCGCGAACGCATCGGATTGCAACCAGCCATCGCGTTGAGTGCGATGCTCGTGCTCGGCATCTGGGTGTGGAATCTCGCGGTCACCGCGCCCGATGGCAAGACGCACGTGGTCTTTCTCGACGGCGGCGGCGCGGCGACGTTCATTCGCACGCCGAGCGGCGCGAAAATCTTGATTGACGGCGGCGAGTCGCCGAGTGCGACTGTCGCCGCGCTTGGTTCGCGTTTGCCATTCTGGGATCGCACGCTCGATTTGGTTGTGTTGACGAATGCGGACGACGCGCATCTCGCCGGTCTCGTCACCACATTAGAACGGTACGACGCACCGCGCGTCGTTCAAGTTGATTTGCCCGCCAAACCAAATGACGCGCAGAAAAAGTGGAACGATTTGCTCGCACAAAAACGCGTCGCGATTTTGTCCGCGCGCGATGGTGTACAGATCGCGCTTGACCGCGAGGTGACACTTGAAGTCGCCGGACTGGCAAACAACATTGCGTCCGCGCGTCTGCGCGCGGGTGGGAGTACGTTTTTGATCGCGGACAACGCGACGACGAACGACCAAGCAACATTCGTGCGTGAGATGACGGACGCGAGCACTGTGCTCGTCGCGCCAAAGAAAATCGCGCCGGAATTTTTCGGCGCGGTCAATCCGCAATTCGCGCTCGTGTTTGCCGGACGCACCGCACGCGACAAACCCTCACCCGATCTCCTCGCCACGCTCGCGCCCGCAACGATTCTCCGCACCGATGAACGCGGCGCGATTGAGTTCATCGTGGACGCGCAATCGCTCGCGGTCAAGACGGCGCGGTGA